ttctttcttctaaaatcaaggggattaaaaagagtttctcctgcttctgtttgagtaactgtctctactgtccactgaagaagactttctactagattttggagcaggagcattgctgtgaggatttgatcacaacagcaacaaaaacattagtgaggtcaggatgttggatggatgatcaccaccccacctcttcatCCCCAATTCAGActatccaaaagtactggatggagctccaccaccatcatttcagagagcacagctcctccacagctcactgctggggggctttatacccctctatagtccacacctggcgttaggcagcatggtgccaataggttcatcagtgttgatctgctctagagagagtcctaatctattggcagtacttcttctctacagggactagacaagctgtgtgcgtcaTTCGGACACAAAGTGTATGTTTTAGTTAAAGggtgcaattgtgtgtgtgtgtgtgtgtgtgtgtgtgtgtgtgtgtgtgtttaccatgGTAGGGAAGAATCTGCTGGTCTTAAACTTCTTCAAGCCCATGGAGCAGGTGTAGGTGCCCAAGAACAAGATGAATGACATCAGTGTGATGTCAGGGACAAAGTCACAAGCTCCACCCCTCAGGACTCCGCCCCACTCCAAACACTCAGAGCGAGTCAGCGACGACCAGGTAGCGTTCCAGTGCTTctggagaaacacacacacacacacacacacacaggccaacactccttattataTGACATTCATTTACATCTACATCCAAATTCGTCCAGTAATGACTGATAATTAGATGATCATTAATGTAGTTAACGTCCCAGCAGGTCCTGGACATCAATTTGACATCAGAAGGATGTTGGACTCTTAGTGAATCTTAGTCGGAAATGAAAACTGGGTTGACATCAAACTCCAATGTTAGACAGACGATACATTTTAGGTGGAAATCGAAGTCACATAACCATCAAAAACCAAGGCTGTTAAGCTCCAGTGTTACGCAGACGGCCGAGCTGATATTAAAATCCAACGTTGTGCAGATGTAGAATTCTGGTTGGACTTTAACCGAAAAACATGTCAGCTTCAGTATTAGTATTTTGCTCTATGTGCTCCATGTGACGTTTGGAAGATGTTGGATGCTGGATTTGATCATGTCAGCGGTCAGACGTTCGTATTAAACATTATCCTGACATTATATTTCAGTCACTGGACGTCACAACCTTCACTGAACCAGATAAGGCTGTCTATCGCCGTTGGTGATCAGCAGGGTGGAGATAAAAGTAAGGTTACGGACTAATAATGAGCCGAGACTACGGACCCCCTCGCTGAGACAGACGGCGAATCAGTGGAGAGAGTCTAAACATGCTGATCTCCGGGACTGAAGACAGATCTACACTGACCTCGTTCTGAAGAAGCTGCAGTTTATTATCAGAGGctttgtgtgcagtgtgtgtatgtgtgtgtagcggTAGTAATCTTATTTAGgttgaaatattatatatatatatatatttctgtgtgAATCATATTTCAGAGCCTGAATCTCTGTAAATATAAGATTTTTCAGTAAAGATTCCTGAAGCAAGTAAATGGTGATCGGGCGTGCGTGTGTTCGCTGAAATGAGGATAAGGACAGTCtaggtccagtgtttgttagcaacgttagcctagcatctcccgctGTAAACTGAAGAAGCGAacgtcagataccaaacatgtcttggccgATCGACTGAATCTGGGGTCAGGGATTAATTATGTCAATTGGAATTTTCGCCGAACTCTCCCTGTATGTTTGGCCCACTGTAGCTGTACACACCTGCCCAGTGGAGTTGAGCAGTGCTTCTAATTTTTCATCCAGGACTGAGCTGTTGCCTGTTAAAGAACACAAAATTAAAAAACTTAaagcacacagaaacacaaacacacacatgtgaacAAACGATATTAGAAATTTATGTAAACAATTGACGCTGTCTTTAAATAAGCGAGATTTTCACTAATATCaattatagatagatagatagatactttatatgaaatgtaaaaaaatgaccAGCCCAAGGCTAATACAAatggacagacacacactgtcGTACCTTCCGGTGGAGTGCAGTGGCAGCTGTACTGTGTGACCAGGTCCATGTCGTAGTGGTTGTTGATGGGGTGGTGGTGCGCGAGCTTCAGCATCTTCTTGAAGGAATcgtagatgaagatgaagctGATGAGGGCCGAGAAGCCTTCCTCTGTGAAGCGCGTGAAGTACTGCACCAGGAAACTCGCGTCCGTGGCAACCAGGACCAGACACAGGAAGGCCGACCACAGGCCGATCCACAGCCGGAACTCCAGGTAGTCGAAATCGTTGTCCCTGAAATCCACCAATCAAAATATTAGCGTGCATCTCTACAATAAAAGCAGTTATATTATTCAGACGTCACTGACTCAATGaaccggacacacacacacatgaaatcTGCCTCAATTATTCATAatggaacacaaacacacatgcatacacacacttgaAACCtgagagacaaagaagagagagagagacagacagacagtgagacagacagagacagagagagacccaGGATACTTTATCATAAATTAACACTGTCCTTGGCTGACTTTAGAATCAGGAGTGTGtgtaagcttgtgtgtgtgtgtaagcttgtgtgtgtgtgtgtgtgttaacgcCACTCACTTGCTGAAGTTGAAGAGCAGGCGCTCGAAGACGAGCACTGGTCCCGTGCTGCTGAGGATGGTGAGAGGCTGACCGGCCAACAGACAGAACACGGCTCCTGCTAACGCCGTCCCCACGAAACTCTCCAGCACACCCTAAGTACAGAGACAGACAGGTcagcatacacaaacacagataaGCGCCATACATCAAAGGAAGCAATGTGACAATGCATCAGCCGCTGTCGGAAAAGAGGCGGCGGCTGACTTCACATGGGTCGGAGGAGGCATCCCACAGCTTactccacacactctacactctcggaagaggagggtcttcagtctgggtttgaagacagcaagcgttggactctgctatTATTGTAGTGAAGACATTAGTTATGTTTATATTAGatatagataatatattgaTAATGTGGAGTAATGTGGAGAGAGGGGGTAGGGGTGAGTGGGTGCAAGCATCAAATATCATCTCCATGAGACGTCTCCACACTGCTGCAGGACACCTGTAAGACTGCCCAGCCAGGCAACCAAAGCTGGGGGATCtacacccctctatagcccacgcctggcattagggacGAGGGACTAGGCTACTGGAGGTACTtcttcactacagggactagagacaAGTGGGTGcgacgtaaagtagctgaatgcgttcattagaaggggtgtccacaaacatttggacatatagtgtgggtGGGAGGCCTACACAGTGCGGTAAACAGGAGACCTTTGTTTTAGAGCTCTCAGCTTAGCATTTGGGGTAAGCAGCACGGAGGCTAGGTGAGGGATTCCCTGAAGGCgagggagggtgtgtgtgtgtgtgtgtgtgtgtctgcttagTAATCCGACTCTATTTAAAGTGAAGCTGATCCTCCTTAGCTAGTGCCACACAGAGCACCTGCACATCTAAATATGAAGCACAGCCTCTCCAGCACATGGCTATATacaccagacacacacatacccacacacacacacacacatctactaAAAATACACATCAAATCCCCCTCCACCTCTATATCAtactgtacgtgtgtgtgtgtgtgtcacttcTTCCCTTTGACAGCGTATAGCATGTTGCTCAATCCAACACTAACCATAGTctgacgacacacacacacacgcaatgGCTCTCGCTCACTGCAGCTCATCTGTATGAGATGCACTCACAGATGCACCAGTGTAACCCCACAGTTACACACGCagaagccttgtatctccatttttgccgtttttcacGTTTTGACATCcggtaaatctggcagttgcttttttttacgctcccagataacatgtccatgtgggccCTGAAAGGGTAGCCTAACTGGGAGCCATAAAGTTTTGTCCATGAGGTCCATGtaggccccacatatggatgcccaccagggtgcCACTAGGGTCAGGGAGGGGACCAGGAAGTGTTAAACAGGGGGGGCAAGCTGGAAAGCCTGCAGAATTAAgctctaataaaataaataccccAAATGCctgatgtttaataaatgatcatAGTTACACTcctggacaaaattattgggacagctgctcatttagGGTTAAatgaaccctaaccctaaacatcatcattatcaccaccaGCCTAGAGGTTCTTTACGAGTCACACTGATCCCAGATCAGCACCTGAAAAGCCTATGACACGCGTCTCTAGGAATCCCACTGGAAGCTCACTAAGGGCTAAAAATACCCGGTGGAAGGTCATTATTGGGTTTCCTACACACTCCGAGCGCAGAGCAGCACTGAGGCTTGTAAATGAGCCTCCACACGACTTCCTCAGGCTTCCTACTGTGAGACTTTCATAGCCTTAGTAGCTCCAGCTCTGATGTAGGGGTCCAGTCTATCAAACAGCCACACAGTGAGGCAGTCGTACATcactgcagaacacacagaGAATGGGCCTTAAAGAGACTACATTAGTGAGATTCTGTGAGATCTGTGAGATAACCCACCGTGTGGGGCCGACCGCAACGTCTCCAAAAATCGGCTCATGATTAGATGAGacaacaatcacacacacacacagactccacTTGATTAAAGAATCAGACTAATTAGATGAGCGATAATCCTCTATACCTGCATGTTCTCTGTGGCGTCGCCCAGCAACCCGCCAAAGGTGATGGCGTTGGTGACGGTACCGAGGTAAATAAACAAGATGGCCGACAAGGACTGGATGTTTAGAGCGTCGTAAAAGTCGCTGGCAAAAAACGGCAGCTTTCGCTTGATGTCTAGAATTAGACCGCCGCAAAACCTgcgggcgagagagggagacagagagaaaatcaaCCACTGTCTGCAACCATAATCAATACAgataaattattgattaataacaataatgtttttggagaatcgatacagtactgcaaaacataataatacCGGGATActtcaatatatcaatattatCGACACCCCCGGATCTGTCAGCACAGCGTAATACAGCGTAGCGACTGATGTGTTGGTCTCCTATGTAAGCACTCACCTGCCAGTGAACTTCAGCTCTTCTCCAACTTGGTGACCCCCGCCCCCTCCTCCTGCACCCCCCTCGTGAGGAGCATCTCCATTTACGTGGAAGCCATCtgcacctccacctccactggCAAGGTTGTTCTTACTgcacatagataaaaaaaaataaataaacaaaaagccATGTAAGACGTCTCATCTGGTGACCACGTCTTTAGGATCCCAGTAGTGTTGAGGCTGGGGCAGATCTGCAGTCTGTACCGTTTGTCGGCAGATGGCACTGATTTGGGGGGTTCGATGCGAATGTCCGGGTCCCACTCTCCTGGGGGCAGCACTATGACCTCGTCCAGGAACTCGTCGATGCCGGCCAGCAGGTCGCCCCGGTCCTTGGCCTTGTACGCGATGTCATGGAACACCTGTCACGGAGGCGGAGACAGGGGTGGGTCTTACACATAGTATCgaaccaagctgaagtgatacaGATGCCCGATGCATTTTTTTGTCTACTTGCTTTGACGTACAgtactggtcaaaagttttagaacaccctaAATTTGTAAAACTGTATTGGAAGCAAATTCTGCAAATTGTTTACAGTGGAGCTCTTCTGTTAGAGAACCTCCAGACGAAGCCAGAGTGTGGTGAGTAAAGTCTCCTACACCATCAGAAGACTCTGGAGGAAACCTGAGGAGCTCTGGTGCAGGAAGAGGTCTGACCCACTcaaatcaaacccacaacagcATCAGACGACCAGTCTCTGAGAGTCAGCAGCAGCGTGTGTGTGATCGGCGGCGCCAGTGACCACACCATGTAGCTCAGCGGCTCAACGCTGGAGCGAGAGAAGAGCTGGAGGTCTGACTGCAGTGGAGAGTCAGAGCTAAGATGGTGAAATAAGTAAAAGTAGAAAAGCAGGCTGCCAGTGGACTACTGAAGAGAACtaggggtgttctaaaacttttgaccggtagAAAAGCTACACAAGCCTCAGCCTGACTTTATTTAGCACCTTTCTGAGCAGCGTCTTAAGACAGCTGTAGAGGTGATGTAACAGGTACCTGTGATTGGCTAGCATCCCTCTCTAGAAGAATTAGCTTATGTAGGTgtctgagtgtgttagtaaacTGGCCACCTGTggcgaggtgtgtgtgtgtgtgtgtaaaacctgTGGAACTATATGTGTGATTCTCAGAAGGCTTTTCTTTAGCCTCTCAGTGAGACTTTCATCAACTACAGCAACCAACACATTAGCTCTGACCCTCTTACTGCCGCTCTTCTCTTGCTCCAGCGTTGAGCCGCTGAGCTACATGGTGTGGTCACTGGAGTCACCGATCACACACACGCTGCTgctgactctcagaaactggtcttctgatgctgttgtgggtttgatttgAGTGGGTCGGACCTCCTCCTGCACCAGAGCTCTTCTGATGGTGTAGGAGGCGGAAGCTAATTCTCACCACACTCTGGCTTCGTCTGGAGCTTCTCTAAAGGAAAGAGCTTCACAATGAGAGCAGTCTGAAGGTGCAGTGTCTTAAGGCTCACAAACACTCACCTCGTCTGACATGAGAGTAGCGATGGCTCTCCCGATCTCATGGTAGGATCTGGCTTTTCCTTTGGGCCCCAGAAGAACGAACAGAAACCTTGAAAAGGACACAAAAGGCATCAAACACACAATCAAGCCTTATCAATCGCTAAGGGATAAACTCTGCAGCTGTTCCACTGTGGGCGTAATCAGCAGTCTGCTAACCCCACCCACCCCACACCCAgcatgtatatgtatttatttgtttaatatacATTTGATGTTGCTGGACTTTACCGTGTGGGCACAGGGACTTCGGTGAGTCCTCCCAGCATGACGGCCTGCTGCAGCCGCACAAACGCCACGAAGGGAGAGTCTAGGAAATCCACCTCCCCCACCAACACGTTAGACGCCTCTGCGTCCCGCGGGATCTTCTTCATGAACTTGTTATTCAGctgcagaagagagagacaaaaacacaattagcacaaaaacatcttttttttatgtacagtTGTTTAAAAGACCAGTCCGGAGCACCATCCCCACAACCATCGACTCACCACTCCCATTTCCACTGTACTCGTACTTGCGCACATCACTTAATCACCTGTGGTGGACATTTACATTCTAAACAACCTCCGGAAACGGAAAGCACAGTGGATTACAGCATTATATCTGAGGACACAGGTTTATAACACTACCCAATAATCGGTGTcacttatatatataagtgacatatatatatatatatatatatgttgctgtcatgcaaaaaccttgttacTCCAAAACCACAGCTCTGCAGTTGGCATTACCTCCCCCCACCCATTCCCAACCCCTACCCCTGGAGCAAGCGTCATCATCGGACACGTTGGACAGCTAAGAGACGTGAAGTTTTAGTCCCTCAAACCCATTACTGTAAACCCTGCCTCTCATCAGTgagagttttactgtagaagctccagatctcatcagaacagataaagcaggtgaacataaatccagtaaaacggagaaacaagagcttctcattctgaagaaagaaagtagtgagatcttgtcggtgagctagtctgaagaacagagctcgattcctccagggttctcctggacgccccccagtccagccagcacagcgtggaggatgtgttcaactccatcagcagcagcagcagcagcagcagcagcagcagctcacctgatttaccatcattaagccctgatttaccaccaaaccaggtgttgatctgaggagaactctaaataacactagactccatgagagaggagaactctggagatgttctaatgatgaacacagtgatggagaacctccaccatcttctgtaggagtgttattagtgttttatACAGACATTTATAATATTGCTCAAAGCATGAATGTCAATTAGTTATCAGCCTAAAACATGTAGCATCGCAGAATTCCACCTACACTCCAATTTAGTCCAAGGCCATCAGGAAACAGAATGCACTGCCCTCCCTCATTCTGACAGCGAGCCTTTAAACTCACTGAGTCACGCGGGATTTCGGGTCAAACAAACACTCCGAGGAATCAAACGCCCCGATGACTGCGAAACACACAGCAGCCAACCTGCAAGGAGTCTTTATCAGGGGTCACAGATAAGGCTTTCACTGTACGCTAGCGTAGCTTGGCCTCGCATGAAACAAACTGAGGCTGAGACCCTTGATAAGTCCGTGAGGAGGAGACGTGGACTCTCAGGGGTCAGGCAGTGATTCATTTCATTTGCTGGTCTGGAATGACAGATAAGGGCTGAGCTTCAGCAGAGTGCACGCTCTGAGAGTGTTCAGGGaaacgcacacaaacacacacacactgaatagtGTTTGTGTGAGCGTGTGAATGTTTAACTGCGGCGTTCGGGCGAAGGTTGATTAGAGTCGTTGGTTATCGGCGTAACGATTCCAGAGGTGTGAGCTGTACACAGTAGCAGCGCTGTTCACATGACGGACGCAACGGCTCTGGCGCGTGACGGACAGACGGATTTCTGCAAGAAGGAGACCGAAACCACATCAGTAAAACCTGACAGTGTGAGAGCCTGAATTACAGTACAGGCCGTGTGAAAGCGAAGCAGGTtctcacgtgtgtgtgtgtgtgttcatgtttgtctgggtgtgtgagagaaagagaaagtcagACGTGTTATTGAATGTCTGAGAAAGCGAGAGATAGAAATAATAGAGTCGAGAGTGtggaactgtgtgaggctgctGTGAGGTCACTGGTCGCCCTGCCCTCTCTCCCGGTGCTGTATCCTTCCCTGACCCCAGCTCCCGTCTCTCCAGCTTGCCTAATACACAGCAAGTCCCGAAGCTCCTCAATCTGAAGGTCTGAGCCAAACCCCGAGGTCAGAGGGTCAGCTCTGCCACACCATTGTGCCGCTCGGATCGGATCGGTCTAACCTAGTTCTGATCTaaattgacagaagtattgggacacctgcttgttcattgtttcttctgaattcaaaggtattaaaaagagtttctcctgcttttgttggagttactgtctctactgtccagagaagaagactttctactagattttggagaaggagcattgctgtgaggatttgattgcattccaaAAAGTCTTTTAAGCTCTCATCACGGGTGCCTAGTTTGACTTACAGTGATCCTCCAGCACCtgctttggtaaatcagtgctcagtgagctgctgatggaattgaacagatttcctcagaatgagaagctcttgtttctcctttttactggatttatgttcacctgcatctgttctgatgagatctggagcttctactgtaaaactctaacTGCTGAGACAGGGGTTAGGGTCTAAACCCTCTAAACAGCGCTGTACATAAAGATATCTGTGTACCTGATCTTTCTCAGGCTTGTCGGAGAGGTCACTGAGACTGCTGGAGGTCAGGTTGCGGTGGGCTGTGGTTGGACTACCTGTGCAGGTGAGACAGAGAACAATAGTGAGCTCCAAGAAACAAAACACCTTTAAAGAAAAACTACAATATCCAGAAAGAAAGTAAAGGACCCtgaactgacaaaagtattgggacacctgctcatgcattgtttcttttgaaatcaagggtgttaaaaaaaaagttgatcctgcttttgttggagtaactgtaactCTACTGTCTACTGATGTTCATCTagacaaggggtgtccacaaatatttggacacttcTACATAAGTGACAGATTTACGCTACTCTCTCTGCTTCAGGACCGGTCAAGAATTCCCTCCTTTGGGTGATGGgggtgtgtctgtgagtgtgtgtgtgtgtgtgtgtgtgtgtgtgtgtgtgctaaactaaATTTACACTAGCATTAAATGTACTTAGGAAGGGTTTTCCAGGCACAGATTAAGAGCCGAGTCTTGGAATACATCACACAGTCACATACTCCAACGCACCTGACTGAACCTTCCAGGTAATACCCCAGCTAACACGCTCATGTAGGGCTTAGATGTGGGGGCCGTGGgataggtgggttccaggtgggtttgtacatgtgtttcaaagtgggccccatcattacagcccacctgaATCTCGGGTTAGACGAGACCCAGACAGGACCCAGGTTCAACCCCTCCTGgtacccatggacaaaactttatggctcccagttgggctacccatacaggccccacatgggcacgTTATCTGGGACCAAGCCCTTCATGAAACCGGTTTAGGTGCGAGACAGGGTCGATACTAGACGTTCTAGACTAACAAagatgtgtctgtctgtccgttcTCCTTCTACTGGCCAGTTCTACATTTGATCTCTGGTTCTAGACTTACAGAGCAGGCCCATGCTGTTGCTTCTCTGCATCTGTATTTGGTCTTCCGTTTCAAAGGTGGTAAAGCAAGGCACAGGGTGGTCAAGAGGACTACGcactttcatacacacacacaaacacacagagaaagagagagagaaggaggcaTGCAGTGACAGGGGGAAAGGGAagggaaaaagaagaagaagaaaaagatcagcttaaagcAGAACATTTGGAAAGGTTTAGAGAACAACACACTCTCCCTAAACTGCTGATTAGGCTGCAGTGCTTCCTTTAGATCACCGTTTCCTCATCGCTAGTGCCAGTTACAGGAACAAAGACTAGGCCAGGGCGACCAGAAGGGGTTGTGGTATCATTAGTGAGATATTCAGACTGCAGAAATGTGCAGAAACCCAACAGATCTAATCAGAACTTGAATGGATTGGCCATGCAAGCATACAGAACTCCTCTAGCCATTCGCTTGTATGTATGAGTAGCACACCAGAGTTAGACTGATTATTTATTGTATCAGATCACAGCACAAACTGGTGAAAGCTGAGGAGCACAGCTGTGGCCCTGAAGTACTTTAAGACCCCTTCTGGACCCCTTAGAAACTTCTGCAGGTGTAACAGTCAGGAACAGCctttatttaatacatattaaaaaatgctggggggctttacccCTCCTATTCCACTGGCAgttcttttctacagggactcgaCGAGCTGAAGCAGcgatgggtgcaatttaaagtagctaagtgcattcattagaaggggtgtccacagacttttggacatgcagtgtagaGGAGCGAGAGCGAGTGCGAAAGCGAATGGGAGTTAGTGTATTAGGGTAGAACACCAAACCGGCATTACCATTCTCCTGGTTGGAAAACAGCCTACTTGCACTGGACACAGTTTTGCCGATGTCTGCCAGCGAGCGCAGGTTGGACTTCTTGGTCTGGTGACGGTGTTTCCTGAGCAGCGTGAACATGACCTTCTCCTTCAGTTCAGGCTTCAGCAGCCCGGTCTCGATCTGACTATCGGTGATCATctctgagagaaacagagagggagagcgaacGGTAAATACATTAGCAGGAGCGCGGCTGTAGAAAGTGCTGCTGGGAGTTGTAGTTTTGTTTACCGACAATCTGCTGCAGTGAGTTGGCCTCCATGTCGAGCCTGATGGTGCCCTTCTCTATGCAGGTCTTCAGCTCAAAAAGCGAGTGCAGAGAAAGCGTGGCCACGTGAGGCTTACTCCACCTTTCTCCACCCTTCTCCACCTTCTCCTCGAACTTTATCCACCTGGGGAGAGGGACACAGAACCGGACACCGCAAGCATCATCGGTAACAGTTTATTGAGAGGCCGCCAACGAGCGGATCAGCAGACTATGGCGATGAGACTACGGCCCGGGAGGGTGGATGGCGCTCTCTCGCCTGGATGGCTGATGTATCAGGGCTGGGGATCTGGCGACTTTCCTTCTGCAATTCTAAAAGAGAGTCCGTGGCTGAGCTCACCCCTATAGGGGGTTATAGGGGGAGTCctggtgagtgggtgggttaattggctcaaTTGGGGGCACAAACTATATAGATATGACAATCTGTGtttgcaacttgaagtagctaaaTAGGGGTTGagaagaaggggtgtccacaaacatatgtcCATATCGTGGATGTCCTGCGACTGTCATATGAGTGGGTTAAGCTCCTGTCTAAAGGTCTTCTGTAGTGAATCAAACATATGATTCATTCAGCTGTTTAAGATTCATTTTGTGAAACCCTgtacctctctctgtcttatacacacacacacacacacacgagtccTTATTCATTTCATAGGAGAGAAAAGTAATCTCTGGTATAACGGCTACGGAGTTCAGCTGAGCCGAACTGAGTCTCGGATCTGATACCtgcacacacacggacacactaCCTCCTCACTCTGAATGCTGGCTTGCTGGCCAGGTTACCTGATATGCAGGTAAACCCAGAGACCCCAGAgaactccatctctctctctcacacacacaaacacaggcctATAGTGGCACGAGGCTAATAAGAGGCTTCAGTTGAATCGGGTCTTTGTTGCTATATGAAACGTCCCGGATGCTTGCAGGGTCCTCACTGAAATTACACACATCAAATCAGGCCTGACGGAAGCCTCCCCGCCCCCGGGAATCAGAAGCTGGGAGTCAAAGAGGTTTGATTCGTCTTCCGGGAACAAACGCAAGTGACAACGTGATCCAGAGACCAGTGTGtatttctgcaggtgtgtgaaaGGGAGCATGAAGGAGGCTTGGACGTACTGGctaaaataaagtaaagtaataGAGTTAGGTGAAGTGAAGCGAAGCGCAGCCAGGCAGATAACTAACACACCTGAGAAATCACATCTCCCTGAGACAGGTGAACACCTGGGCTTTTCATTAGCCAGGGATCCAGGTCTGCATCAGCTCTACACAAACGGACAGAAGACTCACAAGAGCTTTCCTAAGACAAACTGTGAGACAGACACTAAGCCGCTACCATCCGAGGGTCGCTGGTTGACATCAGCAggcagagtcagagagagcacaactggcgaTACTGGtaacctagcgatgctgcatcagcggcagctggaaaagaggcggtggttgGATTCACATGTGCCGAGGTGCTGAGTGTTGGGGCGTGGGGCTAGTGACAGGGGGAGTTCAAATGAACTGGGATTGGGTGAGCTGAACGCACCTATCGGGACCTGCTGGGAATTGAGCATGAGCATGAGTgtgcccccacacac
This sequence is a window from Salminus brasiliensis chromosome 18, fSalBra1.hap2, whole genome shotgun sequence. Protein-coding genes within it:
- the slc4a4b gene encoding electrogenic sodium bicarbonate cotransporter 1 isoform X1 is translated as MSDKHKVDDEAVVDRGASYKHLCDEEEVEGHHTVYIGVHVPKSYRRRRRHRRRPNHKERRERVTEGVGDKSDAENADDSAPSILKPLISPAAERIRFILGEEDSGPPPPQLFTELDELLSVDGQEMEWKETARWIKFEEKVEKGGERWSKPHVATLSLHSLFELKTCIEKGTIRLDMEANSLQQIVEMITDSQIETGLLKPELKEKVMFTLLRKHRHQTKKSNLRSLADIGKTVSSASRLFSNQENGSPTTAHRNLTSSSLSDLSDKPEKDQLNNKFMKKIPRDAEASNVLVGEVDFLDSPFVAFVRLQQAVMLGGLTEVPVPTRFLFVLLGPKGKARSYHEIGRAIATLMSDEVFHDIAYKAKDRGDLLAGIDEFLDEVIVLPPGEWDPDIRIEPPKSVPSADKRKNNLASGGGGADGFHVNGDAPHEGGAGGGGGGHQVGEELKFTGRFCGGLILDIKRKLPFFASDFYDALNIQSLSAILFIYLGTVTNAITFGGLLGDATENMQGVLESFVGTALAGAVFCLLAGQPLTILSSTGPVLVFERLLFNFSKDNDFDYLEFRLWIGLWSAFLCLVLVATDASFLVQYFTRFTEEGFSALISFIFIYDSFKKMLKLAHHHPINNHYDMDLVTQYSCHCTPPEGNSSVLDEKLEALLNSTGQKHWNATWSSLTRSECLEWGGVLRGGACDFVPDITLMSFILFLGTYTCSMGLKKFKTSRFFPTMVRKLISDFAIILAILIFCGIDALVGVDTPKLLVPSEFKPTSPNRGWFVAPFGGNPWWVYLASSIPALLVTILIFMDQQITAVIVNRKEHKLKKGAGYHLDLFWVAVLMIVCSFMGLPWYVAATVISIAHIDSLKMETETSAPGEQPKFLGVREQRVTGVTVFLLTGLSVFMAPILKFIPMPVLYGVFLYMGVASLNGVQFMDRLKLLLMPAKHQPDLIYLRHVPLRRVHLFTFVQVLCLALLWILKSTVAAIVFPVMILALVAVRKAMDYLFSQHDLSYLDDVMPEKDKKKKEDEKKKKKKKGSIDSDINYEINPRLSSLHTDGLRLFPKSASSQDLNPFKKTVAQIRIDVDNKDTKENRFLWKARTDETSL
- the slc4a4b gene encoding electrogenic sodium bicarbonate cotransporter 1 isoform X2, translating into MSDKHKVDDEAVVDRGASYKHLCDEEEVEGHHTVYIGVHVPKSYRRRRRHRRRPNHKERRERVTEGVGDKSDAENADDSAPSILKPLISPAAERIRFILGEEDSGPPPPQLFTELDELLSVDGQEMEWKETARWIKFEEKVEKGGERWSKPHVATLSLHSLFELKTCIEKGTIRLDMEANSLQQIVEMITDSQIETGLLKPELKEKVMFTLLRKHRHQTKKSNLRSLADIGKTVSSASRLFSNQENGSPTTAHRNLTSSSLSDLSDKPEKDQLNNKFMKKIPRDAEASNVLVGEVDFLDSPFVAFVRLQQAVMLGGLTEVPVPTRFLFVLLGPKGKARSYHEIGRAIATLMSDEVFHDIAYKAKDRGDLLAGIDEFLDEVIVLPPGEWDPDIRIEPPKSVPSADKRKNNLASGGGGADGFHVNGDAPHEGGAGGGGGGHQVGEELKFTGRFCGGLILDIKRKLPFFASDFYDALNIQSLSAILFIYLGTVTNAITFGGLLGDATENMQGVLESFVGTALAGAVFCLLAGQPLTILSSTGPVLVFERLLFNFSKDNDFDYLEFRLWIGLWSAFLCLVLVATDASFLVQYFTRFTEEGFSALISFIFIYDSFKKMLKLAHHHPINNHYDMDLVTQYSCHCTPPEGNSSVLDEKLEALLNSTGQHWNATWSSLTRSECLEWGGVLRGGACDFVPDITLMSFILFLGTYTCSMGLKKFKTSRFFPTMVRKLISDFAIILAILIFCGIDALVGVDTPKLLVPSEFKPTSPNRGWFVAPFGGNPWWVYLASSIPALLVTILIFMDQQITAVIVNRKEHKLKKGAGYHLDLFWVAVLMIVCSFMGLPWYVAATVISIAHIDSLKMETETSAPGEQPKFLGVREQRVTGVTVFLLTGLSVFMAPILKFIPMPVLYGVFLYMGVASLNGVQFMDRLKLLLMPAKHQPDLIYLRHVPLRRVHLFTFVQVLCLALLWILKSTVAAIVFPVMILALVAVRKAMDYLFSQHDLSYLDDVMPEKDKKKKEDEKKKKKKKGSIDSDINYEINPRLSSLHTDGLRLFPKSASSQDLNPFKKTVAQIRIDVDNKDTKENRFLWKARTDETSL